The genomic stretch GGACAACCCCAAACTCGAATATGCCGCAGACTAGGCTTGCGCCCAGTCCACAATTCTGTAGGGGTCAAGGGTACTGACTTTGAAGGAACTAAGTTCAGAACATAATTCGCCGTTTCTAAGGCATGTCCCCAAAAAGACGAAGGCAAATCGGAATAACTCATCATTGATCTAACCATTTCCATAAGAgtcctatttcttctttcagctacaccattttgttgtggagttccaGGTGCAGATAATTGAGATGTAATTCCACATTCTGATAAATAACCAATGAAGTCCGTAGAGAGATACTCCCCACCACGATCATATCGTAGTGTCTTGATATGTTTATTATGTCGCTTTTCAGTCTCAGTCTTGAattttttgaacttttcaaaacattCAGACTTTCGACGCAACAAATAAAtgtatccatattttgagtaatcatctgtgaaagtcacaaaatactcaaaaccacATCTTGCTTGGACATTCATTGGACCACACAAATTAGAATGAATTAACTCTAATTTATCACTTGTCCGATTTCCTTTTGAGGGGAaattttgttttgtcattttttccttctaaacaagattcacaagttggtagtgcctccaCTTTCAATGAACTTAAAGGTCCATCCTTGACCAACCTGGAAATTCTGTTtagatttatatgacccaaacgcAAGTGCCATAAATATGTTTCACTCAATTCAGAAGAACGTTTTCTCTTACTTGGTAAATCAACATTATTCAGTTCTTTAGGTGGTAACAGTTTAGGAATAGAGTCAACAACAAAAAGACCATTAATCAATGTAGCCGAAGAGAGATAACGCTTATTATGAGTAATAACACATTTATCAACGTCATGACAATTAAAATCATAACCATCTCTCATAGCGCTAGAAACCgaaattaaattccttctaacggAAGGTACATATAATGTGTCTTTTAAAGCTAAAACTCTACCACTACCAAACGAAATACTAATATTTCCTAATGCTAAAGCTGGGGCTGCTGAACCGTCTGCTTGATAAACATTGATTTCTCCTCTACTTAGCCGCCGCGTTACCTGAAACCCCTGCAAATAAGTGCAGATATGATTAGTGTCTCCCGAATCTACACACTATGACATGGTAGAAACAGCCACTAAAAATGTTTCAACGACAAGTAGATGcaaatcacctggtttatttttcAGCTTGGCCAGATAAGTTGGACACTGCTTCTTATGATGCCCGGGCTGCTTGCAGTGATAACACTTGCCCTTAGCCTTTTTCACACCAGCAGTCGCGCCACCAACAGAGGGTTTTTgagcctttttctttttctgcccgCCTCTCGGCTTAGAAGAAGAACCTGCCTCAAAATTCAATGCCACGGGAGGAGCTTGGGACTTGATAATAGTCTCTGCCGACTGCAGCTCATTCAACAATTTTGCAAGGGACAAATCCATTTTGTTCATGTTATAATTCAGGCGAAATTGCTGAAAACTGTCAGGTAAAGTCTGCAGGATCATTTCAACCTGCGTGTCTTTATCAATGTTAGCTCCAAGGACCTCCAGTTCATTCAGAAGACTCATCATCTTCAGAACATGGTCCCTGACCGATGAACCTTCAACCATTTTggtattcagaagggttttcatGGCAGTCTGCTTAGCCGCACGATTCTGATCTCCGAACATTTCTTTGAGATTTTCCAGAATGTCATAAGCAGACTCCATCGACTGATGCTGATGTTGCAGAACATTCGACATGGATGCCAAAATGTAACACCGCGCCATCTCATCAGCCTTAATCCATTTCTGGTAAGCCTTCTGTTCATCATCTGTGGCATCATCTCCAGGTTTTTCTGGACACACCTCATCGAGCACAAATTTGTACTCTTCAGCAATTAGAACAATATCCAAATTTCGTTTCCAATCAACATAATTTGGACCCTCAAGTTTGTTTTGGGTAAGAATGGCAGTAAGGGGATTAAAAGCAGTCATTGTTAATCTGGGagacattaaatatttaaatagatcaaatcagtttgtattatgaacattaaaattcaaaacacattatatatatacaatctatgcaccttgaacaacaaatttcgatgggaaagaagctattcttgcaatatacatatataatgacAGATTTTCACTCCATAAACTTAAACATgtcatactcagatggagagtaaactgttaatttaagccaagtgaatatcaacattcaacatatattagtcccattgaaccaacatgcatactcagatggagagtaaataCAAATAATCAATGACTAGTATAACATAGtgattattcataatatttttatCCGATATGGAAGAAGACCTACGTCAACGTGTAAAAACATTATATCACTAATTTTTAAGCCCGGGGACCAAGGGAATTGATCCCCACAATTACTGGAATTAAAAACAACTaaattttttttcagaattttagaAAAACAGCAAAAACACCATCTAAATGACCCCGAAAGCCCAAAAAATGACTTCAGTCATGATGAAATCCATTTGTATTGCTCACTGGGCCGTTTCGCATGGACCTGCcaagtttcaggtcaatcggagtccgtcaCCTTTTTGACCTCCGATTTTCTGCCCTAATTCGGCAAAACTTGTTTTTCCGTTTTACATgataaaattcaactttcagattATTCTAACTCAACATCACCAATATTAAAAGGATAcatcaagttttcagaataatcaACACAATCCATAACAGATAATCACACCAAAAAACAATGCAGGTTTTCAGAAAAACAAACTTTGCATGTAATTCAAAACTTGCATATAGAACATGATATTAATCCTTATGGTTTATcctaattatttaattagacataagtaggctctgataccaattgtaggaatatataccacagcggaagcaataacagaatcttattcacgtgtaatctaaacaactagcacgtatgaagattttaggattacctcttgaagcgtaaacacaacaaatctatgtcgttctccagttcctcagttgaaaacacacCAGCAGATTTCCATAGTCTTCaactgtgttacccaaacaataaccgaaaatggagaattttgggtgggcaaaattctagtagaaaccgcagtcAGAATCTTGTCAAAAACGTCCagcccttatatatatatatatagctgcgttttaggtcaaaaccgttttcaaaacctgttaggtttcttTCTCCCACTAACGGACGGTTTCCACGTTTTCTTTCCCATtaagtaacagtttccactattttctattatttaggcacaatagggaccacataatttaattaacaagacttcctattatgatattaatttcgaaattctgaaattaatttccatcataataaattacgaattatcccactaaaaattcgtaattgcactccttagttcaatttcgaaattcttccataaaaccttatttaactccccatgttaagattcagatactaatcaatcaaattaaattactgactatttaatttattgattacttcctttagacttacacttaacttatttcatgtgtcggatacaaaatccaccggccgggtttacacatgaaaacttataagctttcataaaggagtatcatcaatctcaaaatcgagacatgaattccatcaactaattattacttcgccaatgtatatcattgttatccaatttaccaggcttattgactcgcgaaagaatctcgccttttaataaatcaaaacaacaagtgacatacacaactaataataattatatcaggattaagagtataagtacattaaatggactagagaaattattttataaagtcagtataaaatactcatctctacttgatccgttcaatacatacaaaatgtactagcacaagaagttggaattaaaccattcccataatcaagataaattatatttaatcttgtgctacaatcattccgatgatttgtccaattccatcattagattgtgaacattaacttttatgtcttacaagaaccgatgatttaatcttccgtgtataagctaaactctatacactaaatcatctactatgtaagcaatggacgcacaaaccaacacatgatctatttaaaatgaaactttattgaatttaaacaagtaaataaataattgttcataaagaatactataacaatacgcatgacttatagtatattctaacagTTTCGTGATGTCATACGCCcataatatgaagaataaacttgcaatatataaagaaaaagaaaggtacgaggtaatattattatataaaaatataagataAATGATAAACTAGGATTATTAAATAACAAAAAGAggcaagatgagagaaaaaatAAGGTAACGACGCTATCACATCAAATTGATCATAAGTGGCACTtttcatcgttacgtaacgacgaatttaacgatacgatacaataaaatttaaataacaataaaaataaatattatatttaaaataaaaatgtcatACCATACAATAATtaacaatcatccaaacaagcTATTAAATAACTTGTGTCATTCCTTACAGTACAATAGGTTAGGTTTTTCATTCTAGTTTATTAAGTACTGTAACAATTTAAACCTGAATGGTAGCGTCAATTGCTGGAAAAGATATACTAGCTGTCCCTAATTTGAATATCTGGAGAAGAATCGGACAAAAGAAAAATATCTGGAGAAGAAACAATAATAATTTAGAATATATGTTggggatttctttttctttttttgggtcATAAAAAGAAAATTAGACGATAGTAAAGTAAGAGCAACACCatagaaaaatataaaaacaggAATGTGGCACGCGCACAGCCCCAACACCACTTCCCTCTTCCCTAAGCCCGTTTTCTTCGCGGCGGTCGGAATTTCAAGAAAGCTTATTTTATCCACCCCCATTAGTAATAGTGTACTATGGCTAAAATGGGTGCTGACCCTTTTTCTGTACGAGCAGAAGCTAGTTGTTCCTCTTCTCCTTCAAGGATATTTGCTTTCAGAATTAGAGCTTATACTAATAATCAGCATATAGATGACAAGAACAGGTTCTACAAAGAGCTTGGTCTGTAATTTCCCTTCTCTTTCTTCCCTCTTCTCTGCTCATGCTTTACTTTAACTTTTTGAAATAAATAAGTAAAACCACCATCTTCTTTACTTTAAGTTTTTAGATGAGGTAGTTGCATTGTTTAGCTGAAATTCAGAATTCATTATCAGAGTCATTCGTGTGAATTTGGCACAGTCAAGTCATTTACTTTGCTTTTATATCAAGggttcttttgtttttgttgttgttgttgctggcagTGGTTCTTTAACTATCATAAATTCATAATTGGTAGTGCTAAGTAGACTACCTACTTAATGCTCCTGTTTTACAAGGTTGTTGTACTTGGTATGAATTCATCTACTTTGCGTTATTGATTGCTTGTGCAAGTACTAGTAGTGTGAAATAATTAGTGGTTGAGAGGACCAGTGGCAAAGCCAGGAATTTACTAAGGGTGTTCAActtcaaaaaaagtaaaaaatattcTCCGAGAAagagtgttcaatatatgttaaaTACCtctaaaatttaatattttacctatatacgcAGTGTAATTTTCTGACGAAGGGTGGTCAAGTCAGTTGACCACCCTTTATAACATGTAGCTTCGCCCGTGGAGAGGACGGAGGCGGAGAAAGCTCAGTGAAAGAGTGAAAGACAAATAAGCAGGCTAATTGAAAGAAAGCTAGAAACTTTCCAAGTTCTTAGTGAATGAGAATGATAAACTAAGGCCGGGAAGGAAGTGTAAAGGTCTGGATTGGGTATAGGCATTTCACAACTTCCCTTCCCGATAGGCGAAGTGGAGTATTCGTCAAACTGGGGTTGGGTGAGAGAACATAAGGTAGAGATTCTAAAGGGAGGAAACACAGAACAGATGAAAAGAATCTTTGTCAAGAGGCATGTTGGATGGAGCACAATTCAGTTAGAATTGCCAATATATTCATATTCTACGATATCAATAAGAGAAGGTATACAATACACAATTGTGTTTAAGCAAAGGGATATTAAGGGATTAAACGTTGTCCAGTTAATAAGTAGTTTACATTTATTTACAAGTCAGTGCTGTACAATATTTCCctttttaattgataaataaaataaattccaTTAATATCAAACCAAGTCGGCATAACATAAGTTTATACACGGTATCTAGTTACTGTTATAGAATCTTTGCATTCTAGTGCGTATACAGTAGGTAATAGTCTGTTAAATGTTGGTGGTATTGATGATTTCATGATGTAGGTACATTCGCTTTGAAAAGGAAGATTGAAGATTTGGTACTCCGTGCTGAGATGTTGACACCAACAGCACTAGAATTTGAAGAAGCAAGACGCCTCAAACAGGAAGAAGTTATTCGTGAGTATGATTTGTGGGATGACGTAGCCAAGTCAGATGAAGACCTTGTTCAATTAGCTGAGAGCGCCAAAGCCATTGATTCCCTCAAAGACCTTCGATACAAGGTATCATGTCCTCAAAGCTTGTTTTCACTTGTCACCATATGTTTATTGCCTTATTTGTTAATACTTCAAAGGAAAAACCATAAAACTCAACCGTGTTATTTGATTCTATTTGATTGAGTGTGATTCTGCAGGCTGAAGAAGCTAAGCTGATTACAGAGCTGGCAGGAATGGATTCTATCAACTATGAGTTTTTAAAGCAGGCCTATACTGCCTGTGTCAGTGTGAATAAGTCATTAGATAAGTATGAACTGTCCAAACTTCTTAGGGAACCATATGATATGGAGGGAGCATGTGTCACCATTGAATCTGGAAATGAGGGCATTTACTCAGAGGTGATGCGTTCTTGCTATGTTGCCAAATATACTTACGGGTTGGTAGCAAAGGACCATATACATCTTAGGTTAAAATAATAAGTCAATGAGTTTTCTAAGGAGGGAGAGAGGGTTATATTTGTGTAGCTTTACCCCCTTGTGTCGGAGACACTACTTCGAAAACTTGAAGCTGTTATGGCTGGATTAAATTGAGGTACCCTGAAATTACTGCAAGGCTCACACTGTAAGAAACTATATAGATGAAGGATCTAAATGATAATAATAGAATGCCTACAcgctaccctccctagaccccactagtgggatttcactgggccattgttgttgttgcctACAGATATCATCTATTGATAGTTTGCTTTTACAAGAGAATATTATTCACTTTGGCTATGTTATTGGAATTTTATCATTAAATGGCAAGAAAGGCTGTTGAAAGACAAATTAGAATGGTATAGTAACTGGGGTGTAAAACTGATAGGTATTTAGTTTTTTTATGGTTGCAATGTACTCTAGGTGGTACTGCTTCTCACTTATCCAATTATGATCCAGATTTGGGCAGAACAACTGACAAGAATGTATATCAAATGGGCCGAAAAGCAATGTCATAAGGCGAGGATTGTTGAGAAACAAGATTCAGATAGTGGTGGTATCAAATATGCGATGATTGAGTTAGAGTTCAAGTCGGCATATGGCTATCTTTCAGGGGAAAGAGGAATCCATTACATGAGTGGaaattctgaaaataaattagaTCTCTCAAAGGTATTCTAAGGATACTTAGCTCAGATTTAGTTATCCCTTTGCTATCAGTTGCCATATGCATTATCAAATTCTTATATTATGCGCTTTGTGTTCCTAAGATTGCCCTTTTCTATTCCCTCCTCAACCTTTTGAGTTATGTGTTTCTGGAGAGTTATTAGGCATGCTTTCCCTGTCAGCTTCTTaagctatgttgctcggactctccgaaaatgtcGTTAGGttcgtgtcggatcctccaaaagtagtgcactttttggaggatccgacacgggtgcaacaacattttggagagtccgcgcaacatagcTCTTAAGACAAAAACATTCTATGttctattttttaaataaaaaaaaagtggaAAACAATTCATCTTAAATCTCAGTGTTGCAGCTGCATTTTGCTTCTAATATAGTTTCTCTGACATGATCAATCAATCACAGTCACTGACAGTTAGTTCAGGAATCCTCTTTAATCTAATTCAGTCATGAAATGTGATCACTACCATTAACGTTATGAAGGAAACTGTGATTATCCACATTTAACTGAAAAGGGAGGAGAAATAATATAGTTATCATGATGTGATATTATAGCATAGAAAACTATAGTATTTCAAGTTCTGAAATAGTATATGTATAGAACGTGATAATTAATGACACAGGCTCAAATTTCATC from Nicotiana sylvestris chromosome 12, ASM39365v2, whole genome shotgun sequence encodes the following:
- the LOC104244426 gene encoding peptide chain release factor PrfB3, chloroplastic isoform X3 is translated as MAKMGADPFSVRAEASCSSSPSRIFAFRIRAYTNNQHIDDKNRFYKELGTFALKRKIEDLVLRAEMLTPTALEFEEARRLKQEEVIREYDLWDDVAKSDEDLVQLAESAKAIDSLKDLRYKIWAEQLTRMYIKWAEKQCHKARIVEKQDSDSGGIKYAMIELEFKSAYGYLSGERGIHYMSGNSENKLDLSKVINPDELKAGTAAVDVIPLFLESSPDLSIDERDLEITIRPSYEEEQSNTSPSLTIQHIPTGLQVRSTGERSRFANKLKALNRLKAKLLIVMREQGVSDLASVRSSAISSSWNQVARRYVFHPNKLVEDVKTGIQLSDLTAVLNGNIEPFIGAHINSRRHEIP
- the LOC104244426 gene encoding peptide chain release factor PrfB3, chloroplastic isoform X2 — protein: MLTPTALEFEEARRLKQEEVIREYDLWDDVAKSDEDLVQLAESAKAIDSLKDLRYKAEEAKLITELAGMDSINYEFLKQAYTACVSVNKSLDKYELSKLLREPYDMEGACVTIESGNEGIYSEIWAEQLTRMYIKWAEKQCHKARIVEKQDSDSGGIKYAMIELEFKSAYGYLSGERGIHYMSGNSENKLDLSKVINPDELKAGTAAVDVIPLFLESSPDLSIDERDLEITIRPSYEEEQSNTSPSLTIQHIPTGLQVRSTGERSRFANKLKALNRLKAKLLIVMREQGVSDLASVRSSAISSSWNQVARRYVFHPNKLVEDVKTGIQLSDLTAVLNGNIEPFIGAHINSRRHEIP
- the LOC104244426 gene encoding peptide chain release factor PrfB3, chloroplastic isoform X1, with protein sequence MAKMGADPFSVRAEASCSSSPSRIFAFRIRAYTNNQHIDDKNRFYKELGTFALKRKIEDLVLRAEMLTPTALEFEEARRLKQEEVIREYDLWDDVAKSDEDLVQLAESAKAIDSLKDLRYKAEEAKLITELAGMDSINYEFLKQAYTACVSVNKSLDKYELSKLLREPYDMEGACVTIESGNEGIYSEIWAEQLTRMYIKWAEKQCHKARIVEKQDSDSGGIKYAMIELEFKSAYGYLSGERGIHYMSGNSENKLDLSKVINPDELKAGTAAVDVIPLFLESSPDLSIDERDLEITIRPSYEEEQSNTSPSLTIQHIPTGLQVRSTGERSRFANKLKALNRLKAKLLIVMREQGVSDLASVRSSAISSSWNQVARRYVFHPNKLVEDVKTGIQLSDLTAVLNGNIEPFIGAHINSRRHEIP
- the LOC138883404 gene encoding uncharacterized protein yields the protein MTAFNPLTAILTQNKLEGPNYVDWKRNLDIVLIAEEYKFVLDEVCPEKPGDDATDDEQKAYQKWIKADEMARCYILASMSNVLQHQHQSMESAYDILENLKEMFGDQNRAAKQTAMKTLLNTKMVEDFT